Genomic segment of Bacteroidetes Order II. bacterium:
GTGAATATATAAGGCAAGGTAGGAATAAATGGCAAGCCATAATGGGTGAAAATGCTTGTTCTAATTTGAAGAAAGTAGAGGAAGGTAATAAAGTTGGACATTTTTAGAACAGTACTTCCGTTTCTACCAATATTTTTTTGCCGCTTGCCCGCCGGTACTGTATATTAATGATCTAAAACCTTCAATTACATGGCCAATATCGTTTTAACCGATACCGATTTGCAACGGGTACGTACTGCTGTTCAGCAAGCAGAATCTCGAACTTCGGGCGAGATCGTGCCTTTTATCGTAAAAAAAAGTGATGCCTATTCTAGTGCAGCGTGGCGTGCATCCGCTTTTGGAATGTTGCTGGGAGCCTTAATTGGCTTTGGACTTTCGCAGTTTAACAATACGTGGGGCCTCGGCTGGCTCTATACCAACTGGGGAGTGGTATTGTTGATGCTCCTTTTTGCTGGTGGATTTTTTGCCCTCGCTCATTTCCAAGCGGGAGTAAAGCGATTTTTTGCGGGCTATCTGGCGCTGAACAAACGGGTACAGCAACGGGCTGTTCAGGCGTTTTTGACCGAAGAGGTGTTTAATACCGAAGACCGGACGGGCATTTTGCTGTTTATCTCTTTGATGGAACACCGTATTTTGGTGATGGGGGATAGCGGCATCAATGCCAAAGTGCAACAAGAGGACTGGGAAGAGGTGGTGGCGCGTGTAAAGCGTGGAATTAAACAGAATAGTTTAGCAGACGGCTTGGTAGAAGCTATTCAAATGTGTGGAGACTTATTGGAGCGAAAAGAAGTGAAAATTAAGCCGAATGACCGCAATGAACTATCCGACGACCTGAGAATCCAAGATCATTAACAACGCCAGTATCAGCCCTTCCGCCACCCAAACCCCATATTACCCTTACACGCCCGCTCCGAAATTCCACTCCGAGGAACAAAAACAGCACCGAATCTGGGCGAATAACCTTCATTTCTCCGTATCAACCAAGTGTGGTTCATGTCCTCGCACGTTACACTTGGGCAGGTGACCGCCGCGTGAAGCAATTCAACGTTGTTGCTGAACAAAGGATGGATTAAACGTTTAAGTAAGATGTTGCCGGAACTTGCCATCTACTTAAACGGTTCTTGTGACGCATTCCCCGTATTCACAACTATTTATGAGGCTGGGCCGTTTTCGATTTCTACTTTTCGTTCTGATGTTCTTCTTTGTTTGGGGTTCATCCAACGACAATTTATGGGCACAAACCCCCACACCAACTCCTGTAAAACCGGATTCATTAGGCAGAAAAAAACAGGCCCCCAAGCAACCCATCCAGTTTACTGCCGACTCGCTCCGCATTGTGTTTGATGATAAAAAAGGAGATATTGCGCGTCTATCTAAAAATACCAGTGTTGTTTATGACCAAATAAAGGTGGCTTCCCCACTAATCCGGTTCTACTTCAAGGATCAATTAGTGGAGGCTGTTGCTATCTCGCCCAGTCCAGACAACTTCCCGAAATTCACCAGAGGTTCCGAGACCTTTTCCTCCGAACGGCTCTCCTTTAACTTGAAAACTGAACAAGGACGTTTTGTAAATAGCCGCACGAAAATGCAAGATGGATTTGTGTTGGGACGGGTAGTGAAGGTACGTTCGGATAGTACGGTTTTTGTGCAACATGGCCTTTATACCACCTGCGACGATCCGTCTCATGTGCATTACGCTCTCGAAGCAAAGAAGATGAAAATTGGACGGAATAAATGGATTTATACAGGGCCTATACGGTTGAATTTGTTAAACATAAAACTCCCAATCATACTGCCTTTTGGGGCCATTCCTACGTTAGAAGGAAGACGCAGCGGGCCTTTAACCCCTACCTACGGGCAAGATAACCAACAAGGGTTTTACCTCAAAGATTGGGGGTGGTATTGGCCCATCAGCGATTATATGGATGCACAAGTGCGGTTCGGGATTTGGTCTCTCGGAAGTTTTCAGGTTCGTCCAACCTATCGGTATGCACTAAGAAACCGATTTAGTGGTTCTGTGGATCTGACCTATCGCTATGTTGTAACGGGACAACGATATGATGCCGACCGCAATCCACGATCCGCTTGGGATTTAGGATTGAACCATGCCCAAAAAATTGACCCTTATTCCGATGTATCCGCCAATATTCGCGTTGGTAATAGCCGTCTTTTGCGGGTACTTTCCGAAAATTTTAATGATCGCATTCTCTCTGAATCTAATCAAAACTCAAATTTTAGTTACAACAAGCGCTGGACGCATAAAGGCCGCTCGGTTTCTTTGTATGGCAGTTTGTCGGATAATCTAACCACCCGTTCTGCAGCTCTTACCCTTCCAGCCCTCCGGTTTAGTCAACGCTCCCAGACCCCTTTTCAGCGTAATTCTAATACTTCTACGCAAAATGCACGGGTATATGAAAATCTTCAATATGATTTAGACGCAGACCTCAATACCAACTATCAGTTTAGGCCCGTTACCGGAGATACCACGGATAACCGCTGGTGGGAGGGGTTGTTTAATTCTGACGCATACCGAAACACTACAAGGCTCGATCCCGCACAGCGATATTACCTCACTGGGACAGGGAATTTCCGCGTTTCGATGCCTTATACCATGAGAAAAACCCCACTTCGGGGTAAAAATATGGAGCTTACGTTGTCCCCTAACCTGAGCCTCCGTGAATACGTGGCTTCCCGCGAAGAAGGACGGCTGCGTATTTGGGGAAACACAGATCCGGTGACAGGTGTTCGCGCATATCGAGACAGTACGTTCTACCGGACTGGTATGGTGTTTTTTCATGATCTTAACCTTAGCTTTTCCGCAGGTACGGTGGTTTATGGCACTTTTCCATGGAAAATCGGTACATTAAATGGATTCCGTCATGTTATGCGGCCATCCTTATCGTTTTCTACAAGACCTACGTATGAAAATTCACCTTGGAGTTATTTTAAAAACCTCACGGATACCGATGGGAAAACGGTTTATGATACACAAAATCAGCCGATAACGTATGCCGTAAATAGCAGTATCCCATCGGGAAAATCCCGCACATTAGGGCTTTCGGTGGAGAATGTGCTCCGAACCCGCACCGTCAAAACGGATTCCACGGGCACTGTCCGTAAAAATGCCTTTGACCTTCTTAATTTTGGATTTTCTTCTGGATACAATTTTGCTGCCGATTCCCTCCAGTGGCAAGACATCAGTATGCGGGGATACACCAATATTGCAGGCCGACTAAACCTGAATTTCGGGGGAACCCTTTCTCCTTACCAGGGCCTTACTTCTTGGAGTACCTCGTTCTCCACCTCATTGCGTAGCCGTCAAAATACTACGGGCGTTGGCCAAAAGAGTGACAAGAAAAAGACCGAACTAACCAGTGATTGGACCAATTATCCCATTCCTTGGACGCTGGGACTGAATTTTTCTTATGGCTATACAGCCGCACTTACGACAGGTGCAAAAAGCCAGCATAGGGCCATTTTGGATGCAAGTTTTAATTTCCAACTCACCGAAAAATGGCGGTTGGAGGGACGTAGTGGTTTTGATTTGGTATCGGCATCGGTTACGTCAACCGACTTATCGGTATATCGCGATCTCCACTGTTGGGAAATGGCCTTTTCAGTACGTCCTTTTGGTAAATATCAGTCTTTTCAATTTCGTCTCAATGTGAAAAGTGGGAAATTGCGTAGCATCCTTCGTTTGGAACATCCCAAATCCGATATTCGAAGTTCACTGACCGATATTATACGATAGACATTAAACTTTTTGGTGTTTGGTACGATTTTAGATATAGATCGTATCAAACCACCTAACAATGCAAACCTCTCTTTTTAGATTATCTCCGGCTTTAGCAGGGTACTTCTCCAAAGGGCGCACCTCTGTTGGCCGTAGTGAAAAAACAAAGCAAGATCAATCCCTATGCTTTTCTGTCTGTCAGTTGTTCGATCACGATTTGGCCCATCTTTCATTGA
This window contains:
- a CDS encoding LPS-assembly protein LptD, with protein sequence MFFFVWGSSNDNLWAQTPTPTPVKPDSLGRKKQAPKQPIQFTADSLRIVFDDKKGDIARLSKNTSVVYDQIKVASPLIRFYFKDQLVEAVAISPSPDNFPKFTRGSETFSSERLSFNLKTEQGRFVNSRTKMQDGFVLGRVVKVRSDSTVFVQHGLYTTCDDPSHVHYALEAKKMKIGRNKWIYTGPIRLNLLNIKLPIILPFGAIPTLEGRRSGPLTPTYGQDNQQGFYLKDWGWYWPISDYMDAQVRFGIWSLGSFQVRPTYRYALRNRFSGSVDLTYRYVVTGQRYDADRNPRSAWDLGLNHAQKIDPYSDVSANIRVGNSRLLRVLSENFNDRILSESNQNSNFSYNKRWTHKGRSVSLYGSLSDNLTTRSAALTLPALRFSQRSQTPFQRNSNTSTQNARVYENLQYDLDADLNTNYQFRPVTGDTTDNRWWEGLFNSDAYRNTTRLDPAQRYYLTGTGNFRVSMPYTMRKTPLRGKNMELTLSPNLSLREYVASREEGRLRIWGNTDPVTGVRAYRDSTFYRTGMVFFHDLNLSFSAGTVVYGTFPWKIGTLNGFRHVMRPSLSFSTRPTYENSPWSYFKNLTDTDGKTVYDTQNQPITYAVNSSIPSGKSRTLGLSVENVLRTRTVKTDSTGTVRKNAFDLLNFGFSSGYNFAADSLQWQDISMRGYTNIAGRLNLNFGGTLSPYQGLTSWSTSFSTSLRSRQNTTGVGQKSDKKKTELTSDWTNYPIPWTLGLNFSYGYTAALTTGAKSQHRAILDASFNFQLTEKWRLEGRSGFDLVSASVTSTDLSVYRDLHCWEMAFSVRPFGKYQSFQFRLNVKSGKLRSILRLEHPKSDIRSSLTDIIR